The proteins below are encoded in one region of Helianthus annuus cultivar XRQ/B chromosome 2, HanXRQr2.0-SUNRISE, whole genome shotgun sequence:
- the LOC110889892 gene encoding uncharacterized protein LOC110889892 translates to MVWYGQCIPRHAFLLWLVLKNKLKTQDRLAVWEAGSETNLRLMCCPLCNYGPDSRDHLFFQCSFSAKVWNIVKTRTDLKYVDDHWSSIVGWIEHNTSSKTLAHIVSKLVLAAATYFIWKERNNRLFSNIRNKEEMVAQSIFDTVRLRIMGFKIGRDVHSRKLLEVWEIKEDDPG, encoded by the coding sequence ATGGTGTGGTATGGCCAATGCATTCCAAGACACGCTTTCCTCCTTTGGTTAGTTCTAAAAAATAAACTCAAGACGCAGGATAGACTGGCGGTTTGGGAAGCTGGGAGTGAGACAAATTTAAGACTTATGTGCTGCCCTCTTTGCAACTATGGACCGGACTCGAGGGATCATTTGTTCTTTCAATGCTCTTTTTCGGCTAAAGTTTGGAATATTGTCAAGACGAGAACGGATCTGAAATATGTTGATGACCATTGGAGCTCTATTGTGGGATGGATAGAACATAATACGAGTTCAAAGACGCTGGCTCACATTGTTAGTAAGCTTGTTCTTGCGGCTGCTACATACTTCATATGGAAAGAAAGGAACAATCGGTTGTTTTCTAATATACGCAATAAGGAAGAGATGGTGGCTCAATCTATTTTTGATACGGTTCGACTTCGTATTATGGGGTTCAAGATCGGTCGGGACGTGCATAGCAGGAAGCTTTTGGAAGTGTGGGAAATAAAGGAGGACGATCCGGGCTAA